The following proteins are co-located in the Haloarcula marismortui ATCC 43049 genome:
- a CDS encoding DUF58 domain-containing protein — translation MSEVHRTGRWFGLAGAALVAVGVGLVGQVPALVLLGGLGVTLSAYDRVAVPPAADISIQRSITPTEPALGERVTVALTVHNNGSRTIPDLRLADGVPNSVRVVEGSASLGAALRPGASTTITYEITGGTDRCVFDPATVVVRDVVGVVARRTRVTAEPDTVTWEQPASSALLPLVPAVARRPGTVPVDEGGEGLSFYAVREHRSNDPLSRVDWNQYARTGDLRTVEFRREQSATVVVVVDARAAAALAPRPDAETAIERSTMAAVALVEGLPEDGHEVGVAAYSPHDAWLAPGTSAAHQQQARDLLRTDRAFAATSVTRTPDTTKLIAQLPTAANIVFLGPLCDDDSEALVRRLAATGHPVTVLSPDPTATDTAGHRLARLERRERLRRLRAADIAVHDWPAAEPLERITERVRRGGQ, via the coding sequence ATGAGCGAGGTCCACCGCACCGGCCGTTGGTTCGGGCTGGCCGGGGCCGCTCTGGTCGCCGTCGGCGTCGGGCTGGTGGGCCAGGTCCCTGCGCTCGTGTTGCTGGGCGGGCTCGGCGTCACGCTGAGCGCGTACGACCGCGTCGCCGTCCCGCCGGCAGCGGACATATCTATACAGCGGTCCATCACACCGACCGAGCCGGCGCTAGGTGAGCGGGTGACTGTCGCGCTCACCGTCCACAACAACGGGTCACGGACGATTCCGGACCTCCGGCTCGCTGACGGCGTGCCCAACTCCGTGCGTGTAGTCGAGGGGTCGGCGTCGCTTGGGGCGGCACTACGCCCCGGCGCGTCGACGACAATCACCTACGAAATTACCGGGGGAACCGACCGCTGCGTGTTCGACCCGGCGACGGTCGTCGTCAGGGACGTGGTCGGCGTCGTCGCCCGTCGGACGCGCGTCACGGCCGAACCCGATACGGTCACCTGGGAACAGCCGGCCAGTTCGGCCCTACTCCCGCTGGTTCCGGCGGTGGCCCGCCGGCCCGGAACCGTCCCCGTCGACGAGGGCGGCGAGGGCCTCTCCTTCTATGCAGTCAGGGAACACCGGTCGAACGACCCGCTCTCGCGCGTCGACTGGAACCAGTACGCCCGGACCGGCGACCTGCGGACCGTCGAGTTCCGCCGCGAACAGTCGGCGACGGTGGTCGTGGTCGTCGACGCCCGAGCAGCCGCCGCGCTCGCGCCGCGTCCGGACGCCGAGACGGCAATCGAGCGGTCGACGATGGCCGCCGTCGCGCTCGTCGAGGGGCTCCCGGAGGACGGCCACGAGGTCGGCGTCGCGGCGTACTCGCCACATGACGCGTGGCTCGCACCGGGCACGAGCGCCGCCCACCAGCAACAGGCCCGCGACCTGCTCAGGACCGACCGTGCGTTCGCCGCGACATCGGTCACCCGAACACCGGATACGACGAAGCTCATCGCACAACTGCCGACGGCGGCGAACATCGTCTTCCTCGGCCCGCTGTGTGACGATGACAGCGAGGCGCTGGTCCGCCGACTCGCCGCCACCGGCCACCCGGTGACGGTTCTGAGTCCCGACCCGACCGCGACGGACACGGCGGGCCACCGGCTGGCGCGGCTCGAACGCCGCGAACGCCTCCGTCGGCTGCGAGCCGCCGACATCGCCGTCCACGACTGGCCTGCGGCGGAGCCGCTGGAACGAATCACTGAACGGGTCCGGCGGGGTGGCCAATGA
- a CDS encoding DUF7269 family protein, giving the protein MTLRRVPLALGLVATAIGLGLAALGAPLLPSGAVSDLPILAVAVFAGGVALLALLVRSLDSDRGVALPDTDSQYVTVPGDDVDEALGAGAGQEAIRQRVEGVAVTVLQRDGLSPEAAKTALRSGTWTDREQARKLFDGTPISLRARLSGWLSGFHPFQRRVAHATAELRQRDEER; this is encoded by the coding sequence GTGACACTGCGCCGGGTTCCGCTGGCGCTCGGCCTCGTCGCGACAGCCATCGGCCTCGGCCTCGCCGCGCTCGGCGCGCCGCTGTTGCCCTCGGGCGCTGTCTCGGACCTCCCGATACTCGCGGTCGCCGTCTTCGCTGGCGGTGTCGCACTGCTGGCGCTCCTCGTTCGCTCCCTCGACAGCGACCGGGGCGTGGCGCTCCCGGACACTGACAGCCAGTACGTCACGGTCCCCGGCGACGATGTTGACGAGGCGCTTGGTGCTGGGGCCGGACAAGAGGCAATCCGGCAACGCGTCGAAGGGGTCGCAGTCACCGTCCTCCAGCGTGACGGCCTCTCGCCCGAGGCGGCGAAGACGGCGCTACGCTCGGGCACATGGACAGACAGGGAACAGGCCCGGAAGCTGTTCGACGGCACACCGATATCGCTCAGGGCGCGGCTGTCCGGGTGGCTCTCCGGTTTTCATCCGTTCCAGCGGCGTGTCGCCCACGCGACGGCCGAACTCCGGCAGCGCGACGAGGAGCGATGA
- a CDS encoding DUF7519 family protein, translating into MSTRTGVVCGSAALAASVVTLFVAGISAVSTAAALVGVVLLAGGQLIQSGRLVDLASALLFLALLVAALQGATTTTVLVAGGATVLAWTFAHAAIDLYADLGTAPGTPVELTHVAGTTGLVGGSVVVTTLLFQLDVPPLSPLALASVVLGAIALTAALRR; encoded by the coding sequence ATGAGCACCCGGACTGGGGTCGTTTGTGGGAGTGCGGCGCTGGCGGCGAGCGTCGTGACGCTGTTCGTCGCCGGCATCAGCGCCGTCTCGACTGCCGCCGCCCTCGTCGGCGTCGTGCTGCTCGCCGGCGGGCAACTGATTCAGTCCGGGCGGCTGGTCGACCTCGCCAGCGCGTTGTTGTTTCTGGCGCTGCTGGTCGCCGCGCTTCAGGGGGCAACGACGACGACGGTGCTGGTCGCCGGCGGTGCGACGGTGCTGGCCTGGACGTTTGCCCATGCGGCTATCGACCTCTATGCGGACCTCGGAACGGCACCCGGGACGCCCGTCGAACTCACCCACGTCGCAGGAACGACAGGGCTGGTCGGGGGCAGCGTCGTGGTGACGACGCTGCTCTTTCAGCTCGATGTGCCGCCGTTGTCGCCGCTGGCGCTGGCAAGCGTCGTGCTGGGCGCGATTGCACTGACCGCGGCGCTCAGGCGATAG
- a CDS encoding methyl-accepting chemotaxis protein — MASDHYPSVPDQSTAVTEERAVANAQGALDVVQAASVTVGEQLAAIDDRATAQATDAQWIADEVSSLSATIEEIAATATEVSEQSQRATDAANDGREAAADAIESMDEVRELGQAVATEVAALQDRVDSIADALAGIDRIADQTNMLALNASIEAARAGDTTDTDGFAVVADEIKGLAEESQQQAEEIDTTLTAVREATDDTVAQLDDAIDGIDTGAEQVTTAMARLDDVADTVAETADGIASVSAATDEQATTSEAVAQRCETVSDRAAAIEDDLSEIRAARSEQTAMLDEIDDVLAAAEADRQDRLADAPTVPTGIDGLDDLCGGGLVMGGQAVIRSTDETQVDGAVAQLCATAVAAGRAVSLTPPPSLDRSTLAAAFAATDHSLEDALDDDALFVLDMFGHWDARYNVFDLDRTSLGAANETTAARRDAPLVIVGNIQGEIQQMGEQAAREARYENDDGVFEPHDTVVNVIDDDAVPATLAAFYSGAADQELALTQTDGREYLTLTASPRGTVGEKQPVSQLSGPPFLRIRDN; from the coding sequence ATGGCTTCGGACCACTACCCATCCGTTCCGGACCAGTCGACGGCTGTGACAGAGGAACGGGCCGTCGCGAACGCACAGGGTGCACTGGATGTCGTTCAGGCGGCGTCGGTGACCGTCGGCGAGCAGCTCGCGGCGATCGACGACCGCGCGACGGCACAGGCGACCGACGCACAGTGGATCGCCGACGAGGTCTCATCGCTTTCGGCCACAATCGAAGAGATCGCTGCGACCGCGACCGAGGTCAGCGAGCAGAGCCAGCGGGCAACGGACGCGGCAAACGACGGACGGGAGGCCGCAGCCGACGCTATCGAGTCGATGGACGAGGTCCGTGAACTGGGTCAGGCGGTCGCCACAGAGGTGGCCGCCCTGCAGGACCGGGTCGACAGTATCGCCGATGCGCTGGCCGGCATCGACCGCATCGCCGACCAGACGAATATGCTCGCGCTGAACGCCTCGATAGAGGCGGCGCGGGCGGGCGATACCACCGACACAGACGGGTTCGCCGTCGTCGCCGACGAAATCAAGGGGCTCGCTGAGGAATCACAGCAGCAGGCCGAAGAAATCGATACGACCCTGACGGCGGTTCGAGAAGCGACAGACGACACCGTTGCCCAACTCGATGACGCTATCGACGGCATCGACACCGGGGCCGAGCAGGTCACCACGGCGATGGCACGCCTCGACGACGTAGCCGACACTGTTGCGGAAACGGCCGACGGCATTGCCTCCGTCTCGGCGGCGACCGACGAACAGGCGACGACAAGCGAAGCGGTCGCCCAGCGGTGTGAAACGGTGTCTGACCGCGCCGCTGCTATCGAAGACGACCTCTCTGAGATACGTGCCGCCCGCTCCGAGCAGACTGCGATGCTCGACGAGATTGACGACGTACTCGCCGCTGCAGAGGCCGACCGGCAGGACCGGCTGGCGGATGCGCCGACAGTCCCGACCGGTATCGACGGCCTCGACGACCTCTGTGGCGGCGGCCTCGTCATGGGTGGTCAGGCAGTGATCCGGTCCACCGACGAGACGCAGGTCGACGGCGCTGTTGCCCAACTGTGTGCGACGGCCGTCGCCGCCGGCCGGGCGGTCTCGCTGACGCCACCACCGTCCCTCGACCGGTCGACGCTTGCCGCTGCGTTCGCAGCAACCGACCACTCGCTCGAAGACGCGCTTGATGACGACGCCCTGTTCGTCCTCGATATGTTCGGACACTGGGACGCGCGGTACAACGTGTTCGACCTCGACCGGACTTCGCTCGGTGCTGCCAACGAGACGACGGCTGCCAGACGGGACGCCCCGCTGGTTATCGTCGGGAACATTCAGGGAGAAATACAGCAGATGGGTGAACAGGCCGCCAGAGAAGCCCGGTACGAAAACGACGACGGCGTCTTCGAACCCCACGACACAGTGGTCAACGTCATCGACGACGACGCGGTCCCGGCCACGCTCGCGGCGTTCTACTCGGGCGCTGCCGATCAGGAACTCGCGCTAACACAGACTGATGGTCGCGAGTATCTGACGCTTACCGCCTCGCCGCGTGGCACCGTGGGCGAGAAACAGCCAGTATCACAGCTTTCGGGCCCACCCTTCCTCCGAATCAGAGACAACTGA
- a CDS encoding competence/damage-inducible protein A, translating into MEVALLTVGDELLAGDTENTNASWLGRQLTAAGASVTRVLTIPDDEAVIADAVARYHDAFDAVIVTGGIGGTPDDITKAAVARAFGRDLVVPDDVRAHLEAKAERFADDNPKMVDRYDMDLDLDAWASVPEGGQALLTDESFAAGCVIDRVYVLPGIPEELKAMYETIADEFDGDRTTETIHTPAPEGALVTHITAAREQFEVAVGSYPRKDDAPGRVKITGDDPATVADAAAWLRDRIETE; encoded by the coding sequence ATGGAGGTCGCACTGCTCACGGTCGGTGACGAACTGCTCGCTGGCGACACGGAGAACACGAACGCGTCGTGGCTGGGCCGCCAGCTTACCGCTGCCGGTGCAAGCGTCACCCGGGTTCTGACGATTCCTGACGACGAGGCGGTTATCGCCGACGCCGTGGCGCGGTATCACGACGCCTTCGACGCGGTCATCGTCACTGGGGGCATCGGCGGGACCCCCGACGACATCACGAAGGCCGCCGTGGCGCGGGCGTTCGGCCGCGACCTCGTCGTGCCCGACGACGTACGGGCACATCTCGAAGCAAAGGCCGAGCGCTTTGCCGACGATAACCCCAAGATGGTGGACCGCTACGACATGGACCTTGACCTTGACGCGTGGGCGTCGGTTCCCGAAGGTGGGCAGGCACTGCTGACCGACGAGAGCTTCGCCGCCGGCTGTGTCATCGACCGCGTGTACGTCCTGCCGGGCATCCCTGAAGAGCTGAAAGCGATGTACGAGACCATCGCCGACGAGTTCGACGGCGACCGGACGACAGAGACGATTCACACGCCTGCACCTGAAGGGGCGCTGGTGACCCACATCACGGCGGCCCGCGAGCAGTTCGAGGTAGCTGTCGGAAGCTATCCGCGCAAGGACGACGCGCCGGGACGGGTGAAGATTACCGGCGACGACCCGGCGACCGTCGCCGACGCGGCGGCCTGGCTCCGCGATCGAATCGAGACGGAGTAG
- a CDS encoding P-II family nitrogen regulator: MTDETDDSEIKMVVAMVRPDKLGDVKKALAEVGAPSLTVTNVSGRGSQPAKKGQWRGEEYVVDLHQKVKVETVVADIPAEDVVDAIADGAHTGEKGDGKIFVLPVDNAYQVRTGKEGPEAV; this comes from the coding sequence ATGACTGACGAAACCGACGACTCTGAAATCAAGATGGTGGTCGCAATGGTTCGACCGGACAAGCTCGGCGACGTGAAGAAGGCGCTGGCGGAAGTCGGCGCGCCGTCGCTGACAGTGACGAACGTCTCCGGCCGCGGCTCACAGCCCGCAAAGAAGGGGCAGTGGCGCGGCGAGGAGTACGTCGTCGACCTGCACCAGAAAGTCAAAGTCGAGACAGTGGTCGCAGACATCCCCGCAGAGGATGTCGTCGACGCTATCGCCGACGGTGCCCACACCGGCGAGAAAGGTGACGGCAAGATATTCGTCCTTCCCGTGGACAACGCCTATCAGGTCCGAACCGGTAAAGAAGGTCCAGAGGCAGTCTGA
- a CDS encoding DUF4129 domain-containing protein: MQRQSLLVAVVAAIALLSFSVGAASLDAATGSDQAEMTRDDSEIDDPDGQGLSDPPGSIDPPESENGARALLPSVPAPAVGALAVGLAVGLAVLWRLAGQSRTIDETGGETPAVATAESARQPSHSAAEIDIPLTNDVYRAWAALEHAVAPERRSSTPQDIEADATAAGADPDAVASLRSVFERVRYGRDQPDADLESQAREALERATDDTDDIVANPDDVASENKDANESAGEANT; the protein is encoded by the coding sequence ATGCAGCGACAGTCCCTCCTCGTGGCGGTTGTCGCCGCGATTGCGCTGCTGTCGTTCAGCGTCGGCGCTGCGAGTCTCGACGCTGCAACCGGGTCCGACCAGGCGGAGATGACCCGTGACGACAGCGAGATCGACGACCCCGACGGACAGGGCCTCAGCGACCCGCCGGGTAGCATCGACCCGCCCGAAAGCGAAAACGGCGCTCGCGCGCTGCTGCCGAGTGTCCCCGCGCCGGCGGTCGGTGCGCTCGCCGTCGGCCTCGCAGTCGGGCTCGCAGTACTCTGGCGACTGGCCGGCCAGAGCCGGACAATCGACGAAACGGGCGGCGAGACGCCGGCCGTCGCAACGGCGGAATCCGCGCGGCAGCCGTCGCATAGCGCTGCCGAGATCGATATTCCGCTCACAAACGACGTGTACCGCGCGTGGGCTGCCCTCGAACACGCAGTGGCCCCGGAGCGCCGTTCCTCGACGCCACAGGACATCGAGGCGGACGCGACGGCTGCCGGTGCCGACCCCGACGCTGTCGCCTCGCTCAGGTCGGTGTTCGAGCGGGTTCGCTACGGCCGAGACCAGCCGGACGCAGATCTGGAATCGCAGGCCCGCGAGGCGCTGGAACGAGCGACCGACGACACGGACGACATCGTGGCGAATCCCGACGACGTGGCTTCTGAGAACAAAGACGCAAACGAGTCCGCAGGGGAGGCCAACACGTGA
- the lrp gene encoding HTH-type transcriptional regulator Lrp, which translates to MVDDTDREVVNALLQDGRASARDIAAATGIAATTVSRRMDDLESTGVIDEYTVDIDYGALGYDVTAVFQLSVEGDGLGRVVDQLRDRREMVAVYEVTGDHDIVAVGKFTDTQSMNERIKTLLTDEDIRSASTSVVLNTVCEHEQFPVDGTDA; encoded by the coding sequence ATGGTCGATGATACCGACAGAGAGGTAGTGAACGCACTGCTCCAGGACGGCCGTGCGAGCGCCCGTGACATCGCCGCCGCAACCGGTATCGCGGCGACCACGGTGTCGCGCCGAATGGACGACCTGGAGTCGACCGGTGTGATCGACGAATACACCGTCGACATCGATTACGGGGCGCTGGGCTACGACGTGACCGCCGTATTCCAGCTCTCTGTCGAGGGCGACGGGCTTGGACGGGTGGTGGACCAGTTACGTGATCGACGCGAAATGGTCGCGGTCTACGAAGTGACCGGCGACCACGACATCGTGGCCGTCGGGAAGTTCACCGACACGCAGTCGATGAACGAGCGGATAAAGACGCTGCTGACCGACGAGGACATCCGGTCTGCCTCGACATCAGTCGTGCTGAACACGGTGTGCGAACACGAGCAGTTCCCGGTCGACGGAACTGACGCCTGA
- the hemB gene encoding porphobilinogen synthase: MNLTQRPRRLRTDGVRPLVRETELTASDLIAPVFVDATTDERVPIETMPGHERVPIEEAVDRVEEVLETGVEAVMLFGIPESKDERGSRAWAEDGVVQEATRRISGETDAYVITDVCLCEYTDHGHCGVLEDGAAENPRLTVRNDETLDLLGKIAASHAAAGADMVAPSGMIDGMVGAIRTALDADGFDDVAIMSYAAKYESAFYGPFRDAADGAPAFGDRRHYQMDPANAREASREVDLDVEQGADVLMVKPALPYLDIVKEVRESYDHPVAAYNVSGEYAMLHAAAEKGWLDLEAVAYESLLSIKRAGADLILTYFAEDLADEL, translated from the coding sequence ATGAACCTGACACAGCGCCCGCGCCGACTGCGAACCGACGGCGTGCGACCGCTGGTGCGTGAAACGGAGCTTACAGCGTCGGACCTCATCGCGCCGGTGTTCGTCGACGCGACGACCGACGAGCGCGTCCCCATCGAGACGATGCCGGGCCACGAGCGCGTCCCTATCGAGGAGGCGGTCGATCGCGTCGAGGAGGTCCTCGAAACCGGCGTCGAAGCGGTGATGCTGTTCGGTATCCCGGAGTCGAAGGACGAACGCGGGAGCCGTGCCTGGGCTGAGGACGGTGTCGTGCAGGAGGCGACCCGCCGGATTTCCGGTGAAACCGACGCCTACGTCATCACCGACGTGTGCCTCTGTGAGTACACCGACCACGGCCACTGTGGCGTTCTCGAAGATGGCGCTGCCGAGAACCCGCGGCTGACGGTTCGCAACGACGAGACACTCGACCTGCTGGGGAAAATCGCCGCGAGCCACGCCGCGGCCGGAGCCGACATGGTCGCGCCCTCGGGCATGATAGACGGTATGGTCGGCGCGATTCGGACGGCTCTCGATGCCGATGGCTTTGACGACGTGGCTATCATGAGCTACGCCGCGAAGTACGAGTCGGCTTTCTACGGCCCGTTCCGGGACGCCGCGGACGGCGCGCCGGCCTTCGGCGACCGGCGGCACTACCAGATGGACCCCGCAAACGCACGCGAGGCCAGCCGCGAGGTCGACCTCGACGTCGAGCAGGGCGCAGACGTGCTGATGGTCAAGCCCGCTCTGCCGTATCTGGATATCGTCAAGGAGGTCCGGGAGTCCTACGACCACCCCGTTGCCGCCTATAACGTCTCCGGTGAATACGCCATGTTACACGCCGCCGCCGAGAAGGGCTGGCTCGACCTCGAAGCGGTCGCCTATGAGTCGCTGCTGTCCATCAAGCGGGCCGGTGCAGACCTGATTCTGACCTACTTCGCAGAGGACCTCGCCGACGAACTCTGA
- a CDS encoding chemotaxis protein CheC: MGLKVDVRKLDLFNQMAKEGSGTVAENLGQLTGLDATVRTSQINFLDIEDVKTHIGDDKGVGIYVELNEPPYGYVLFLLEPADSKQMASAMMGGMGEPSEGEGFSDMERSAMQEIGNIMTSAFIDGWANVLETTIDMGTPNFVFGPADGIIDEMGGWPDSDLVFVVDSRITVDDGDLGMTVYTFPELEDLVALIQDIDLDTDVAKDTEASDILD, from the coding sequence ATGGGCTTGAAAGTCGACGTGCGGAAGCTGGACCTTTTCAATCAGATGGCAAAAGAGGGGTCCGGGACAGTCGCGGAGAACCTCGGTCAGTTGACCGGGCTTGACGCGACAGTTCGGACCTCACAGATCAATTTTCTCGACATCGAGGATGTCAAGACACACATCGGCGACGACAAGGGCGTCGGCATCTACGTCGAACTGAACGAACCGCCCTACGGTTACGTCCTATTTCTGCTCGAACCGGCCGACAGCAAGCAGATGGCCAGCGCGATGATGGGCGGGATGGGCGAACCGAGCGAGGGTGAAGGGTTCTCCGACATGGAACGGTCGGCGATGCAGGAGATCGGCAACATCATGACCTCCGCGTTCATCGACGGGTGGGCCAACGTGTTGGAGACGACCATCGATATGGGGACCCCGAACTTCGTGTTCGGGCCGGCTGACGGCATCATCGACGAGATGGGCGGCTGGCCGGACTCCGATCTGGTGTTCGTCGTCGACTCGCGTATCACCGTCGACGACGGCGACCTCGGGATGACCGTGTACACGTTCCCCGAACTGGAGGACCTCGTCGCACTGATTCAGGATATCGACCTCGACACTGACGTGGCGAAAGACACCGAAGCCAGCGACATTCTTGACTGA
- a CDS encoding ammonium transporter, translating into MSYTALQVDPNVLAEGVNLLWVLTVSFLIFFMHAGFAMLEAGQVRSKNVANQLTKNLLTWSVGVVVFFLIGSGISSLVGTGSFAPAFGAEAANDYVGWLFGAVFAMTAATIVSGAVAGRAKLRAYITYTFLLAAVIYPVVTGLTWAGAHISLGGVVFKDFAGGMIVHGMGGIAGLTAAYVLGPRMGRYNEDGSANVIPGHSMTFAVLGTLILAFGWYGFNVGTAASVFVVEDGALALGAFATVGRVAMTTTVAMAMGAIGAALVAWLKTGKVDTLYVANGLLAGLVGITAIPDTTTWWGALIVGLLAGGQLPIVFSFMENRMKIDDVCAVFPVHGSAGVLGTIMYPLVATSGTVGSIGSALAVQVVGVAVIAGWTIVTTGLIWYGLKAAGQARVTPEHEQEGLDVSEHGVETYPEFGGGEGVVADGGKVNTNVRTDGGSKDD; encoded by the coding sequence ATGAGCTACACTGCACTACAAGTTGATCCGAACGTGCTCGCAGAAGGTGTCAACCTCCTGTGGGTGCTTACAGTATCGTTCCTGATCTTCTTCATGCACGCGGGCTTCGCCATGCTCGAGGCGGGCCAGGTGCGCTCGAAGAACGTCGCGAACCAGCTAACGAAGAACCTCCTGACCTGGTCGGTCGGAGTCGTCGTGTTCTTCCTCATCGGGTCTGGCATCTCGTCACTCGTCGGGACCGGATCCTTTGCGCCGGCGTTTGGCGCTGAGGCCGCGAACGACTACGTCGGGTGGCTGTTCGGTGCCGTCTTCGCGATGACGGCAGCGACCATCGTCTCCGGGGCGGTGGCCGGCCGGGCCAAGCTCCGTGCGTACATCACGTACACGTTCCTGCTGGCCGCAGTCATCTACCCCGTTGTGACCGGGCTCACGTGGGCCGGTGCCCACATCAGCCTCGGCGGTGTCGTGTTCAAGGACTTCGCCGGTGGGATGATTGTCCACGGTATGGGCGGTATCGCCGGTCTCACGGCCGCCTACGTGCTCGGTCCGCGCATGGGCCGGTACAACGAGGATGGCTCCGCGAACGTTATTCCGGGTCACTCGATGACCTTCGCCGTGCTGGGGACGCTTATCCTCGCCTTCGGCTGGTACGGGTTCAATGTCGGGACCGCAGCGAGTGTCTTCGTCGTCGAAGACGGTGCACTCGCGCTCGGTGCCTTCGCAACGGTTGGCCGCGTCGCGATGACGACGACCGTTGCGATGGCGATGGGCGCAATCGGTGCCGCACTGGTTGCGTGGCTGAAGACCGGCAAGGTCGACACGCTGTACGTCGCAAACGGACTGCTCGCCGGGCTAGTCGGTATCACGGCGATCCCCGACACCACGACCTGGTGGGGTGCACTCATCGTCGGCCTCCTGGCTGGCGGTCAGCTTCCGATTGTGTTCAGCTTCATGGAGAACCGTATGAAAATTGACGACGTGTGCGCTGTGTTCCCGGTCCACGGCAGTGCCGGTGTGCTAGGCACCATCATGTACCCACTCGTCGCAACCTCCGGTACCGTCGGCTCTATCGGCAGCGCCCTCGCCGTGCAGGTTGTTGGCGTCGCCGTTATCGCCGGCTGGACGATTGTGACCACCGGCCTCATCTGGTACGGCCTCAAGGCAGCCGGACAGGCACGGGTCACGCCCGAACACGAGCAGGAAGGGCTGGACGTCAGCGAGCACGGCGTCGAGACCTACCCCGAGTTCGGTGGCGGCGAAGGCGTTGTCGCCGATGGTGGTAAAGTGAACACGAACGTGCGTACTGACGGAGGTTCCAAAGATGACTGA
- a CDS encoding ATP-binding protein has protein sequence MFGLDDTGRLTFATNEFAALLDRTPDELVGTPVEALVTAEDRETLTATRQAVSSASDRMTRTCQVTLPQSGRSRPVTLELAATDDGSVVGSLCRTAETTDPFQYLFDLIQDAVVGFEIVNFVPIVRTVNPAFVDTFGYDREEIVGEPLNEYIVPGDRVEEAVNYDQRTASGEINYAVVSRKTADGCREFIYRGVPYDTADGRRCGFAMYTDVTDSRRQKRRLRVLHRVLRHNLRNELSVVFGMSEYARANAAESAVSLAASRALDAADRLAAVSEKARCVETALNGDSDQPVDAAALARSVADSYRPDAPVETALPSTLPVTGGTAVYDAVDNLVENAVEHTPPDTAVRITAEQANGDAFVRVLDDGPGIPAIERAVVFDDEDITNLQHGSGLGIWLARWVAEAAGGGIEYDRTDGWTTVSLRLPLSDADDVLTLVDAPESASEPTR, from the coding sequence ATGTTCGGTCTCGATGACACTGGTCGGCTCACGTTTGCGACGAACGAGTTCGCTGCACTGCTCGACCGAACGCCTGACGAACTCGTCGGCACACCCGTCGAAGCGCTGGTCACAGCTGAGGACCGCGAGACACTGACGGCGACCAGACAGGCCGTCAGCAGTGCCTCGGACCGGATGACACGGACCTGCCAGGTCACACTCCCGCAAAGCGGCCGTTCTCGTCCGGTTACGCTCGAACTCGCGGCCACAGACGACGGCTCCGTCGTCGGCTCGCTCTGCCGAACGGCCGAGACGACCGACCCGTTCCAGTACCTGTTTGACCTCATCCAGGACGCGGTCGTCGGCTTCGAAATCGTCAATTTCGTTCCGATTGTCCGCACGGTCAACCCCGCGTTCGTCGACACCTTCGGCTACGACCGCGAGGAAATCGTCGGCGAACCGCTCAACGAGTACATCGTTCCCGGCGACCGCGTCGAAGAGGCGGTTAACTACGACCAGCGGACGGCCTCGGGCGAAATCAACTACGCCGTCGTCTCCCGGAAAACAGCCGACGGCTGCCGCGAGTTCATCTATCGTGGCGTTCCGTACGACACAGCTGATGGCCGTCGCTGCGGGTTCGCCATGTACACGGACGTCACAGACAGCCGGCGGCAAAAGCGCCGGCTCCGCGTTCTTCATCGCGTCCTGCGGCACAATCTCCGCAACGAACTCTCCGTCGTGTTCGGGATGTCCGAATACGCCCGCGCCAACGCAGCCGAGTCGGCTGTCTCGCTGGCTGCGTCTCGCGCCCTCGACGCGGCTGACCGCCTCGCCGCGGTCAGTGAAAAGGCCCGGTGCGTCGAAACCGCGCTTAATGGAGATTCAGACCAGCCGGTTGACGCGGCGGCACTGGCCCGGTCTGTCGCCGACAGTTACCGTCCTGACGCACCGGTCGAAACGGCACTCCCGAGCACACTCCCTGTCACTGGCGGGACAGCCGTCTACGACGCCGTTGACAACCTCGTCGAGAACGCGGTCGAACACACACCGCCGGACACAGCCGTCCGAATCACAGCCGAACAGGCCAACGGTGACGCGTTCGTCCGTGTGCTCGACGATGGCCCCGGTATTCCCGCCATCGAGCGGGCCGTCGTGTTCGATGACGAGGATATCACTAACCTCCAGCACGGGAGCGGACTCGGTATCTGGCTCGCTCGGTGGGTCGCCGAGGCGGCCGGCGGCGGCATCGAGTACGACCGAACCGACGGGTGGACGACCGTCTCACTTCGGCTTCCGCTGTCCGATGCCGATGACGTGCTGACGCTGGTTGATGCCCCGGAATCAGCGTCTGAACCAACGCGGTAG